AGAGATTCGGGGAACAGCCTGATGTTTGGGTttccatttttctcttttcctgaAAAATTTTTGGATACATACTCTCGAAAAAAAGAATTTCGTAAATGTACCATTTCCACTGTTTCCCTTAATGACAAAAGAAAGTGACCCAAAACTTAAAGCAAACGCGCTGTGAAGTATTATTTCTTTGAGAtattgtttgtggatttggATTATTGTGGATCGCGAAAAAATTGTCTAATGCTAGGTAGGCTGTTTATGACTTGTGACCAACTTCTTCGATGTTGACAAGGGGCTAGGTTCTGACATTTGAGCAGCCTCTAGGTGCAGCATTTACCAACGTAACAGGCTGTGTAGATAATGATggtttacaaaaaattttctgCAAAATGACGTTTCCACACTAAATATGATCCATGCCATGCCGAATTTATTGACAGCATGAGCAAAACGAGGTCGGCACAGTTAGTGCCATGGCAGACTCTATACAGAGATAGTGAGCCCCCCTCCTAATTACACACCATGCATCTTAAATGCCTCGACCAACAAATTACGATCAAAGAGCGCATATACCTCtactttgtaaaatatatatatatatatatatattttttttggttctaaataaaatattttaaaccactgtgatttaaaaatattaatggttgatgtcaaaatatatatatatatatatatatgttaataggTGAAGCTGTGTAAAACATGTTATGTTAAAATGATATGATTTTAGATACGTTATAAACCATATTATTATctcatttgtattttattatatataatatagtgtatttatattatttaatgataaaaaatatataataaataattatttaataataataaatatattatatcttatttaataaaatataaataagatgataatagaatatataaaattatttttttaataataaagtttttggtttttttcctataaaaaacttttattttaatttttattttgtgaaaagCTGCGCCGGAACGTGCAGGACATTAACGTTCATATTGGCAGTCTTTGTATTCTTGTAGAGTTCCTAGCGGACAAAATTACCGTTGAAGAGAGAAAATTAGCCTTTACCgttgaagagagaaaaagtagcCGGTGCGATAGGGACTTTCGTGCAAACTCGTTTACCTGGTGTTGGGGGTGGGGCAGAAGGTAATTGTATAATCCGCCGATGCGCATGTGAAAGTGCTGGTCCTGTCATCGTACGCATAGCTGTAAGCGTGCGGGCACGCACTTTTGAAGATCTGAGAGTATGTCGATGGCTTGCAGGTGTCTGGTGTAGCATACGCGCCGCTGCAACAGTATTCAGGCTGGCTAAACGCCTCGCATGCGCTCTTGCAAGCCACGTTGCCGTCGGCCTCGGCGCTCGTGACCTTAAGCTCCGATGGGCAAGAGTCGTTGAGATCGGAGATGCATCCTGTAGTCGTACAGTTCTGACCGGTGCCACCCTGAGGGACGACCTGCATAGGAAGGTTGTAGCCATCGACCAAGCTGACATCGAAGAAATCGAGGCCGCCGGAGCCATCGAGCGTGAACTCGGCCAAGGTGGCGGGTGGAGCGGCTCCATTGCCTGAGCATTCGATTTTCCCGGAGCCGCAATCACCTGTGACGCAGGAGAACTTGTCTGTAGAGTCATTGGAGCAGAGGGTACGGCCCCAAAAGCGACCGCCCCAGGAGGTGGGCGCCGTGATGGTCTTGGACTCGCCCGTTTGGAGACTGAAACCAGTGGTGGACATGGAGGGAACACCAGCGTTGGAGAGAATGCCAGGCCATACCGTTTGCTCGCACTTGTTTATTATGGTGAAGGTGGTTGAAATTACTCCTGTACATCCAAAGAGAGTTGcaattacataaataaaaaagaaattcattCGTAAGAATCTTAGATTGAAAGAATAAACGAGTAAcgctttttaattatatatgtattttgtaGTACTTAGATTGATATTCATGGGTTCTTATATGTCAATACCTGGTAATGATAATACAAGCGTTAATAGTGGCAGTAATAATGCTGTTAATTGAGCCATTCAAACTCAACAACGAGTAAAGGGAAACGAAAGAAGAAGAGgatggaagaggaagaagaagaaaaatgtgaaGGGGGAGGAGGATGAAAAGAAGCTGCGGGGTTAAGCGGGGATTCCAAAACTCTCCTCTGCAGTGGCAGGAGAAATGAGAAATAGGAGTTGAAGCCTAGAAGGTGATGAGATTCTGCAGAATAAGGAGCGATGCGGTATTTATAGTATTACGGGAGTGGCACAAACTGCTTCCTTAGTtggttttacttttttaatagagACGTTGTGCAAGATGGTGATGGACACCCCAAGAAAAATAACCGCGCTGTAGCCTATGACGACCGCGATGAGGCATGGTAACCGGTAAGGGAGGTCGGTACCGGAATCGtactaaattcaattttattttaaaaattaaaaaaaaaaatttgcttggTGTAAAAAACACAGAGATTACAGTGCTCCTGGAAAGAGCTTACAAAAATATTGTCTGGTTTCCGAAGAAGTGGAGGCTTGTCTCAAGAGTCATTATCTGATGTCAAAGTTGAACTAAGTGCATAGAATTATGCAGTCTTTAGACAATAATAATGAGCACgagtcttattttttaatattccattattatctttaaaaaaataaaattgaatatatataatcattgcCAGCGTGCCACTCAGATTGTGGATTCCTGCTGCTAATAAATGGAAACGGAAAAAACTTGTTTCTTTATCTGTTTTTAATGTTTGCATAAATTTTGGTTTTGTACTTTTTGGATTTTCCCGAATGTCATTAATATTGTATTCCCTCAGTCACCTTCCTCTGTTTTCTCTGCCGCCTTGCCATTACATATGGCTACCTAATATCATGTATGTATTCCAGTATTGACaggctaaaaaataaataaaaaagagttttgcttgAAAGAAGTCACTTCAAGTATAATccattattataactttaaaaagatcaacaaacctaatatttttttagtattgttAATGTGTAAAGCTTACACATGCAATATGTATTGCATGTTCGGTGCGTTAAAAATGAGTCTTTTACACCTCATTTGGAACATAGaattatttcaattcatcttagttgattttaaatttaagtttaacccaatatttaaatatacaattttgaaataattaaatattactcAACTTAAGATCTCTTTACATGTAAGATCCATAATCTTTttcgactatatatatatatataatctcatcttaaaatccaaacaaatttaaactcatattaGGTGGACTCCACAAAACTCACTTtatcatctcaattcactattatttataaagaacttaaCCCGTCTTAAattaactcaacatccaaacgtagcctaaatagattttctcaataaaaCATTTGTCTCCTTGGAAGCCACAATTGATAATTctaagtataattattttattaaattatggaAAACTCTGAATACAAGCTTTTTTGTGCACCCATTGCACACAAAACTTGACCCGGCAAAAACTTAAACTTTGAGATTTGGTGTGGGactaagagaaaagaaaaattctagttacaagtacaactgcactaatctaatatgattggttaaaaaataaattttattaaaaatagtgttaatttaaaatttgaatatgaattaatcaatattagtactcagattagtatgcgattttacttgtatataacaaaactcaagaGAAAATATTGTCCTCTTTcgttccttctcttcttctccaatttcatttttttcgagTTTCCTCTATTGCCACAGCAAATGGATCAAAACCTTTATTGCGACACAGTGGTAATGCTTCTTGGACCATCCTCTTTCCCTATGAAATTCTTGATCTTGGAGACCTTGGAGATGAAATGGACACCAAATGGTCATTAGCTCCGGTGCCAACTTGTAATTGAGGTGCTGGCTTTAGAGGCTTAATCTTTCCACCATCGAAGAGCTCATCCACAAATAAAGAAGTTCGATCTAAGTGCCCACTAATTAAATTGAACTCAAATCTTCACCATCATCGTTGTAAGTATTGCTTTCGCCATTGTTGGTAGCTGTGGATTTGGGAATCCCGAGCCTTTCTTCCCAATTAAAGAGGATCGAGGAGGCTGAGCTTTTGGGTAGAGGTGCCGGTAGGATTGGTGCGGGGGCTGAAGTAGAAACTGCCAAATCGTTAAGGGTTGGAAGGAGCAGTCATGTATGGAGAGGAGCAATCGAAGTTAAAGTCCATGGGAACCACTCGTACCACCATTTCCATCTCCATTATTGGATTAATTGGCTTTGTGTGCTTGAGGGTTTGTGGTTGTTTGATCGAGAAGGTGAGGGATGGTCACACTGTGAGGACTTATACTGTATGcgctgtgtgtgtgtgtgggagagagagagagagagagaagaagaagaagaagaagaagaagagggggtGGAGTGTTTCTCGTCAAGTGCAGGCGGAGGAATGAGAGGGACACAAAGTCTCCCGCTGTGTGTAGGCGAAGGAACGAGAGGGAAGGTGAGTTTCCCATCGAGTGTAGGCAGAGGAGAGCAATCGACTTGAGTCCATTGAGTACGAAAATGGGAGAGATTTGGGGGTAGTTTTCGTCttcatgttttttattttttttataaataaaacagctTCTGCCACGTCAGAGGTATGCGCAAAGGACATGCGAAATTGCTTGAACGTGGTAAAttgttaaattatataattcaaaACAAATCATTGCTCATGTTCATTtccaaatcatatattttaaataaattttaaatctaaaattctcTTGTAATTTAAATCTTTCTACATTAACAATATTGAGGATTTGTTTTCTATATACTAACTTGCAAGCAGAAATACTCTTTAATTAACACCTATgacaacaaataaaattatttttatttcattcaaGAAGCACAAGTATAtaataagagaaattttatacagaaagtcttaaaccacatattttcatctaattaatatgtaatttatcatttttatccttCAAACTTAATGATCAAATATGtaaatgtttaaataaaataacaaattacatattaattaagtaGAGATGTGTGGTATAAgacttttttttatagtatttctcatataataaataaataatatttgtctTTATTATTGACACACCAAATAAAACAGTGAAGTAAAAGAAAGGCTAATGCatgaactaaaaaataaaaaaaacaattatattttaatattttttttacggCTAGAATGTGTTCCTGATCAATTGTGTGGTTACAAAATGGAGAGATGGTACTTGTCGAATGAAGGCATAAATCATGATGTGTAAATTGTTTGCTGTGGTCGAAGTTAAGAGGTCGCTTTGCATTCACACCAAATTTAGAtattaaagaaacaaaacaaaacagaaacaaaCAAGAAGGGAAAGACAGCTCTCCAATACTGCACATGATATTTTTCATTGAAGTTGGCATGCACGTTGCGTGCGACAGGCGAACTCGATAAAGCTTCAGATAGCTGGAATTTTTAGATATTGCAGGTTGTGCCAATGAGGTATAGGGTCCGTAAATCCTGTATAAAGCAATGAGAATTCCGAAACGTAAGAACAAGGAGGTCACGTACGTTCACATATCTATCGTACTCATGATGGTCAGTGTAACGTTTCTTGAcgaaatatatatgcatgatcatgatcagAAACCGACAAAAAAATCATAGCAGAGAAATGGAAATCGACATTTTGAGATTTAGaaagttttttcaaattaaaatgttttatctctttttaacattataattttttaaataaaatataataaataattatatttttttaaattttaaacgataataatattaaaaaataatatcttatttaatttttaaatcggTTCGTTGCGTGTTGGAGATTGGTTTTAAAGGGATCGTGGCAGTTTCTGTCCATGCTGCTCAGCAATTGAAAGCTATACCCAACATGTACGACTCGAGTGCATGCGGCCTCGAGCTGTTAGTACTCATGTATTATTGCCATTTAATTGGCAGTAACGACCCAACACTTGACATCAATTTCTTGAACATATATGTTTAATTCGTCCACCAGCCAAACAGTAATTTCagaaaatcaaatttttatgattaatttattacaactaaaggaatatttatgactaattttaaataaaaataatcatttcactAGAATTAAttgataaacaatttttttttataatgtcgGTCACGTAAATTTTGCATCAACAAATTAAAATCACTACTGGGATAGAAATAGAAGAATTATATGTAAATTTGGTTGGGTTTTTGCTCTCTGTTTTTAAATTGTTCAGTCCTGAGCTGTTAGCTTTTGTTTGAGTTCGCCGGGCAACGAGGTGTCCCTTGTCTATGACTCCACGACCGTGCATGCAgatattattatatgaaaataatatttataattgtgaaatacgtaaattaatactgcttaatttcttttaaaaaaaattaataaatatgaaatatatataaaaaataattattatccaGATTACTAACACAAGaagggggtgaattgaattgtatttaaaaaaataacaattataaatcaaatatacaataaaaatataaacaaaatacgaaacatcaataaaaaaaaagagtatgggtaagagagaaacaaactcagtatgttaatgaagTTCGGCTCCACtgcttacgtcctcgcctcaagatACCCTTTGAGGATTtctaaatttactattcaacttcCTTTAGGTAtaaatagaaacctattacacctttgaacaacactgctataAAAGATCCGTATGaaataccctctacacttgcaattaccttgcacgtggtgatttaactattccttgtatagaacactttctacatgcacaaggattatacacacttttttattgatacaaaagttgatagtaggtagattatcagaaaacagttctcaatgagtgaaataagaacaatacagcgcaaactatatttctctcaaaatgaacaaggattaaggttcaatacttagagaagagagaatgaaaactttgaatgaatgttgtatgctctaaatattataaatgtgaaactctcaaatgatttatttataagcatatgagacttcatatttaaatttaaaaagattcatatgtcaaagataacatcattcactttttcaaaaaattcaaataaaaggttattctttttcagttgtcaaagataatatcattcatctttcaaaaatttcaaacctaatcttttacttttgatatATGACAAAggaagcacactttacttttcaaatatttcaaacctaatctttttactttttgtatataacaaaaggagtacactttacttttcaaaattttcaaatataatctttttactttttgcatatgaccaaaggagcacactttactttttaaatttttcaaataaaatcatctaccttttgcataagtcaagaaaagcatcaatcacttttgaaaatattcaaataaaacatgcacatgtgaaagatgacattcaattatctttaatattttcaaaatttaaacatttaatcatgtaatgcacatgtgaaaaaggacaatcaatcatctttcaaaattttcaaatttaatttttaaaatactcatacacatgtagaaaatgtattttaatactttatgataaaatattagttttaaactttaatcataatttcaaatttttaagagatttataacataattttatgaCTTTAAGGtgaacttattttctttttgttcatacttgttttcttgatgtgcttgactctattgtgtggataatttgagtttgaaactcctttattctttgaattaatttattatcattaaaatttatgtgtagatatataattatataaaatttaaaatattgggtt
This genomic window from Carya illinoinensis cultivar Pawnee chromosome 7, C.illinoinensisPawnee_v1, whole genome shotgun sequence contains:
- the LOC122317055 gene encoding thaumatin-like protein 1b encodes the protein MAQLTALLLPLLTLVLSLPGVISTTFTIINKCEQTVWPGILSNAGVPSMSTTGFSLQTGESKTITAPTSWGGRFWGRTLCSNDSTDKFSCVTGDCGSGKIECSGNGAAPPATLAEFTLDGSGGLDFFDVSLVDGYNLPMQVVPQGGTGQNCTTTGCISDLNDSCPSELKVTSAEADGNVACKSACEAFSQPEYCCSGAYATPDTCKPSTYSQIFKSACPHAYSYAYDDRTSTFTCASADYTITFCPTPNTSQKSSQGQAPPTPTTDTGSPSINGTMIYQGALDDSGASPSSGAHALRSYGIAGAVSITVAIWELWQLF